The DNA segment TTATGTGTGGAATATGGAAAAAAAGATAGTGACAGAACTGCATGAAGCAGGTTATTATGTAGATGGAGCTATTTTAAAAGAAGAACGATGGATCAACATTGCCAGGGAAATCGGTGTGGACATGTATGAAACGGATTTCCCGGGAATCGAAGCGGCCAGGGAGCTGGCCGGATAACATGCAGGATGGGGAGATGAAGCATCTATGGTGACGCTTTTGGATGTGGCAGAGAGAGCCGGGGTCTCAAAATCCGCGGTCTCCAGGGCGCTGAGGGGTGACTCGGCGCTGTCGATCTCGGAGGAGACGAGAAAACGGATTTTTTCAGCGGCAGAGGAGCTTGGATATCAGACGAAAAAGCACAGGAAAGAAGGACGGCAGTACCAGATTGCCGTGATACATAAGGATACCCACTTTTTAAACCAGGTGGACAATGCCTATTATTTTTCTGTCCGCTACGGGATCGAGACGGCCTGCCGGGAGATGGGGATGCAGTGTTCGTTTCTTCCCTATTCCTTTCTCGCACAGCTTGACGAAAACCTGGACGGGGTCATTGTCACGGGAAATTTCCCCAGGGAGCAGATGGAAGAAATCTTAAAAAACAGCAGAAAGGTGAAGCGAGTGTTTTTGGGACAGTCCAACTTTTTCCCGGCGGAAATGGACTGGATTGCCTACGATGTGCAGGAGGCCGTTGACCTGGGAATGGATTATTTAAGATCACGCGGCCATAGACGGATTCTTTACTTAGGCGGTCTGGACGTGGACGGGACGCCGGAATGGGAGCGGAAAC comes from the Eubacteriaceae bacterium Marseille-Q4139 genome and includes:
- a CDS encoding LacI family DNA-binding transcriptional regulator; translated protein: MVTLLDVAERAGVSKSAVSRALRGDSALSISEETRKRIFSAAEELGYQTKKHRKEGRQYQIAVIHKDTHFLNQVDNAYYFSVRYGIETACREMGMQCSFLPYSFLAQLDENLDGVIVTGNFPREQMEEILKNSRKVKRVFLGQSNFFPAEMDWIAYDVQEAVDLGMDYLRSRGHRRILYLGGLDVDGTPEWERKRYYFKQYLSRHGEMEGIGMLEGEHGVASGRSLMENWLKNGGALPDAIFVSNDPLAIGALQALQEQRVEVPGNVSMVSINGDCTATATAPQLSTVDVHTEGLGREAVRALLLRLKGDVSPVRKISLYPRLLEGASVGVFGEPLS